ATGGCACGGGCGTGCAGCAGCGTCCGCCAGTGGTGCTCCTTGAGGGCGCCGCGCACCCATTCGGCCGGGACGAGTATCACGTCGGCCCCGGCATCGGCGAGGGTCCGGGCCACCTCGGGGAAGCGCAGGTCGTAGCAGGTCATCAGCCCGAACCGCAGGCCGCCCGCCTCGAACACCTGAGGCGCGTCGATGTCACCGGGCTCGACCCAGTCGGACTCGCGCTGGCCGAACGCGTCGTACAGGTGCATCTTGCGGTAGCGCGCGAGCACGCCGTCGGCGCCGACGGCGACGACCGTGTTGCGCACACGCTCGCCGTCGGACCCGCGCTCGACCATGCCCGCGGCGATGACGACGTCGTGGGATGCCGCGAGCTCGCGCAGGTGCGCCGTGAAGGGCCCGTCGATCTCCTGCGCATGCTCGACGAGCGAGCGGTCGAACGGGTCGACGAAGTAGCTGGAGTACTCGGGCAGCACGACCACGCGTGCGCCCCGATCGGCCGCCGTCGCCACGAGGTGACCGATCGCGTGGAGGTTCGCCGCGGGGTCGGCCGCCGGCGAGAACTGGGCGATCGCGAGGGCGAGGGACGCGGACGTCGTCATGCCCCTCATCCTGGCCGCGGGCTCCCCTGCGAGCAAGCGAGCGTCACCCGGTCGCGGCCCCGATTGGACGACCCTCCGAACCCGTGCTAGGCTTTTCTCTTGTGCCGCGGGGTGGAGCAGTTCGGTAGCTCGCTGGGCTCATAACCCAGAGGTCGCAGGTTCAAATCCTGTCCCCGCAACGGAAATACAGTGAAGAAGGCGTCCCGGATGGGGCGCCTTCTTCGCGTCTGCACCGGGTTCTCGCTGTGTCCCGGCCGCGATCCGCCGGTGCCGTCGGACTACTCGCCGTGCGCGGCGATGACCTCGCCCATCTCGCCGAGGAAGCGCACGATGAGGGCGAGCTCGGCTTCGTCGTAGCGATCGGCGACCGCGCGCATCGCCGCCATCCGCTCGCCGAAGTGGCGATAGAAGGTCTTGCGGGACTCGGGGGTGAGCCGGATGACGCGGGCACGCCGGTCGGTCGGATGCGGCATCCGCTCGACATGCCCCGAATCGGTGAGCCGGTCCAGCAGCTTCGTCGTCGACGCGGTCGAGATGCGCAGGTGCCGCGCGACGTCGTGGGGGCTGACGATCTCTCCGCGCTGCTCGCGCATGATCAGCATCCGCAGCGCGGCGAGGTCGGACGCGTTCATGTCCATGTCGTCCTTCATGCCGCCGTTCATGCGATCGAGCGCGTCGCTGAACGCGCGCACGGCGAGCAGCAGGTCCATCACCGCGTGCTCGTGCGCGGTGGCCGGCTGCCACGGGCCTTGACTCATGGACACCACCCCCCTTCCCTTGTAGCATCAACCCCACGATGATTGCTAGCTTAGCTAGCGAATACCCAGGGAGGGGCTCATGAACGACACCGACCATGTCGTCCTGCTCGACGAGGACGGCCGAGCCATCGGCACGGCGCCCAAGAGCAGCGTGCACGGCACCGACACGGCGCTGCACCTGGCGTTCTCGTGCCATGTCGTCAACGACGCCGGCCAGGTGCTCGTGACGCGCCGCGCGCTGGACAAGAAGACGTGGCCCGGGGTCTGGAGCAACTCGTTCTGCGGCCATCCGCGTCCCGCCGAGCCGGTCATCGCGGCCGTCCGCCGACGCGCCGAGTTCGAGCTCGGGCTGACGCTGACCGACATCGAGCTGGCGCTCCCCCTGTTCCGCTACCGCGCGGTCGACGCCACCGGCATCGTCGAGCACGAGGTGTGCCCCGTCTACACGGCGCGCACCGACCAGGAGCCCACGCTGAACCCGCTCGAGGTCGTCGACGCGAAGTGGGTCGACCCGGCCGACCTCGCGGCGTCCCTCACGACGACGCCGTGGGCCTTCAGCCCGTGGCTCGTGCTGCAGGCCGAGCAGCTGCGCCTGTTCGAACCCGCCGCCGCGCAGCGACGCGCCTCATGACGCTCCGATCAGACCGACCCGAACTCGACCTCGCGATCGAGACGGCCCTCCAGCGCATCCGCACCCGCGCGCTCCCGCTGGGGGACTCCGTCGTCGCCCTCAGCGAAGCGCTCGGCCGCGCCGCGCGCGGCGGCAAGCGCTTCCGCCCCGCGCTCGTGTGCGACGCCTTCCAGGCGTTCGGCGGCGACACGGACGAGGTGCCGGGGCTGCACCAGATCGCCGCCGCGTTCGAGCTGCTCCACGCGGCCTTCGTCGTGCACGACGACGTGATCGACCACGACACGGTGCGCCGCGGCGTGCCGAACGTCGCGGGCGAGTTCCGTGTTCGGGCGCGCACGAACGGCGCCGACGCCGACGGCACGCACCTGCTCGGGGAGACGGCGGCGATCCTCGCCGGCGATCTGCTGCTGCACGAGGCGCTGCGGCTCGCCGCCACCGCCGACGTGCCCCCCGACGCACGCGTGCGCATCCTCGATCTGCTCGACGACGCCGTGCTGGTCTCGGCCGCCGGCGAGCTCTCCGATGTCGAGCACAGCGTGCTCCCGGCCGACGCGGACGCCGACGAGCTGCTCGCGACGGCCTTCCACAAGACCGCCGTCTACTCGTTCCGCGCTCCGCTGCTGGCCGGCGCCGTGCTCGCCGGCGCATCGGACCGGGCGCTCGTCCGGCTCGAGCAGGACGCCGACCGCCTGGGGCTGGCGTTCCAGCTCGTCGACGACCTGATCGGCGCGTTCGGCTCCGCGGAGCAGGCGGGGCGCGAGTCCGGCGGCGATCTGCGCGAGTCCAAGCTCACCGCTCTCGTCGCCCTCGCCCGGCAGAGCGCCGCGTGGCCGCAGGTCGATTCCGCGCTTCAGGTGGCCCGCACCGGCCCGATCGCCGTCCGCGCAGCCCAGCGCGCCCTCGAGGCGAGCGGCGCGGGCACGCGCCTGCGCGAGCTCATCGACGATACGCTCGACCAGGTGCGCACCGACGACGACGAGGCGCTTCCGCGCCCGGCCCGGCGGATGCTGCACGCCCTCGCCGACCGCATCCAGGAGCGTATGCCGTGAACGGACCCGTCCACCGAGACGGAGAGGCGACCGGCCTCGCCCTCTACGACGCGACCGCACAGGATGCCGCCGACCGCGTCATCGCCCGGTACTCCACGTCGTTCAATCTCGCGTGCCGCCTGCTCGGACCGCGGCCGCGACCGCACGTGCGCGCCGTCTACGCGCTCGTGCGCGTCGCCGACGAGATCGTCGACGGCCCGGGCGCTGCGGCGGGACTGCCACCGGACGCGCTGCACACCGTGCTCGACGACCTCGAGACCGAGACGCTCGCCGCGATCGAGCGCGGCTTCAGCGCGAACCTCATCGTGCACGCGTTCGCCCGCACGGCGCGCGAGTGCGGCATCGGCGAGGACCTCGTGCGCCCCTTCTTCGCGTCGATGCGGACCGACCTGTCGACGGCGCGGCACGATGACGCATCGCACGACGCGTACGTGTACGGCTCGGCCGAGGTGGTGGGCCTGATGTGCCTGCAGGTGTTCGTCGGGGCGGGATCCACGGTGCCGCCGCAGCCGGCCCCCGACGTCGTCGAGGGCGCGCGGCGCCTGGGCGCGGCGTTCCAGGACGTGAACTTCCTGCGCGACCTCGACCACGACGCCTCCGACCTCGGCCGCGACTACCTGGGTGTCACGGACGGTCGCACGACGCGCACGGAGGTGCTCGATCGCATCGACGCCGATCTGGCCGCCGCAGCCGCGGTCGTGCCGAAGCTGCCGGCGGACTGCCGCCGTGCGGTGACGGCGGCCCACGATCTGTTCGCCGCGCTGTCGGCGCGCCTGCGCCGCGGCGGCGACGACGGCGTGCGCGTGCGCGTGCCCGATCCCGTCAAGGCGGGTCTGGCCGCGCGAGCCGCGCTCGGCTTCTCACCGCGGGAGGTGCGATCATGAGCGTCTCCGCGCAGCAGCCCGGCACCGCCGTCGTCGTCGGCGGCGGGATCGCCGGCCTCGCCACGGCGGCCCTGCTGGCCGAGGAGGGATGGACCGTCACGGTCTGCGAGGCCCGTGACGACGTCGGGGGCCGGGCAGGCTCCTGGGAGCAGGACGGCTTCCGCTTCGACACCGGCCCCAGCTGGTACCTCATGCCCGAGGTCTTCGACCACTTCTTCCGCCTGCTGGGCACGACCTCCGCGGACGAGCTCGACCTCGTGCCGCTGGACCCGGCGTACCGCGTCTACACCGAGCCCGGGGCCGATCCCGCGCCGCCCGTCGACGTCCGCTCGGGGCGCGAGGAGTCCACGGCGCTGTTCGAGAGCATCGAGCCCGGAGCGGGCAAGCGGCTCGCCGCGTACCTCGACTCGGCGGCCGACGCGTACGACCTGGCCGTCACGCGGTTCCTGTACGACACCTACGAGACGACGGCGGGCCTGCGGGACCCCGCTCTGCTGCGGCGCGTTCCCCAGCTGGCGCCGCTGCTGACCCGCACGCTCGCCTCCCACGTCGACAAGCGGTTCACCGACCAGCGGCTGCGTCAGATCCTCGGCTACCCGGCGGTGTTCCTGGGCGGCTCGCCCTACGGCGTGCCGAGCCTGTACCACCTCATGAGCCACCTCGACCTCGACGAGGGCGTGCTGTACCCGCGCGGCGGGTTCACCGAGGTGATCCGCGCGATCGAACGCCTCGCCCGCGCGCGGGGAGTGACGATCCGGACCGAGGCGCCGGTCGCGGAGATCCTGACGACGGATGCCGTCGCCACCGGCATCCGGCTGGCCGGCGGCGAGACCATCGACGCCGATCTGGTCGTCTCCACGGCCGACCTGCACCACACCGAGACGGTGCTGCTGCCCGAGCACCTGCGCACCTACCCCGAGAAGTGGTGGGCCTCGCGCACGCCGTCGCCGGGCGCGCTCCTGCTGCTGCTCGGCGTGGAAGGCGAGCTCCCGCAGCTCGCCCACCACACGCTGCTGTTCACCGAGGACTGGCGCGCGAACTTCGAGGACATCTTCGGCGCGTCCCCCCGCATCCCCACTCCCGCGTCGCTGTACGTCTGCCGCCCCAGCGCCACCGACGACACGGTGGCCCCGGACGGGAACGAGAACCTGTTCGTGCTCGTGCCCGTACCCGCCGAACCCGCGCTCGGGCACGGCGGCACGGACGGCGACGGCGACGCCGCCATCGAGGCCGCGGCCGACCGCGTCATCGACCAGATCGCCGCGTGGTGCGACATCCCCGATCTGAAGGACCGGATCGTCGTGCGCCGCACGATCGCGCCGGGCGACTTCGCGACGGATCTGAACGCCTGGCGGGGCAACGCGCTCGGGCTCGCCCACACGCTCGGGCAGAGCGCGATGTTCCGGCCCCGCAACGCGTCGCGCAAGGTCGATCGGCTCGCCTACGCCGGCACGTCGGCCCTGCCCGGCATCGGCCTGCCCATGTGCCTGATCTCGGCCGAGCTCGTCGTCAAGCGCCTGCGCGGCGACCGGTCCCCCGGTCCGATCGCCGAGCCCGCGAAGGTCTGACGCGTGCCGGGGCTCTATCTCGCGGCGATCCTGATCTCGGCGGCGGGCGTCGCGGCCCTCGACGCGCGCTGGCGCCTGGCGGCGTTCGCCGCGCCCGTGCGGACGCTCATCGCGGTGGCCGTGGGGACGGCGTTCTTCCTCGCGTGGGACCTCGTCGGGATTGCGACGGGGGTCTTCGTGAAGGGCGACAGCCCCCTGTACGTCGGCGTCGACCTCGCGCCCGAACTGCCGCTCGAGGAGCCCGTGTTCCTCGCCTTCCTGTGCTACCTCGCCCTCGTCGCGTACGGCGGCGCCCAGCGCCTGCGGCGCCCCGTCGCCGCAGGCGGCGGCACCGGCGCCGAGAAGGGCACGACGTGACATACGCGCTCATCGTCCTCCCGTTCGCCGCCGTGACGATCGCCGTCACGCTGGCGACGGTGCGCCGCCCCGCATTCGGGCGGCGCATGGCCGCATCCGCCCTCGCCGCCGTCGTCCTCATCGCGCTCACGGCGCTGTTCGACAACGTGATGATCGCGGCGGGGCTGTTCAGCTACCCCGCCGAGCACCTGAGCGGCCTGCGGATCGGCCTCGCACCGCTGGAGGACTTCTCGTACGCGGTGTGCGCCGCCTTCCTCGTGCCGGCCGTCTTCACCCTGCTGCCCGCTCCCGACCGCTCCGAGGAGACCCCGTGACGCCCGACGCCCTGACCCCCGCCCGCGTGACGCGCGAGCTGGTGGTCTCCTCGCGCCCCGTCAGCTGGATCAACACCGCGTACCCCTTCGCGGCGGCCTACCTGCTGACCACGCGGGAGATCGACGCGACCCTGGTGATCGGCACGCTGTTCTTCCTCGTGCCGTACAACCTCGCGATGTACGGCATCAACGACGTCTTCGACTACGAGTCCGATCTGCGCAACCCCCGCAAGGGCGGCGCGCACGGCGCCGTGCTCGATCGCCGCATGCACCGCATCACGCTGTGGGCGGCGGCGCTCGCATGCGCGCCGTTCGTGGTCTACCTGGCGATCGTGGGCGGCCCGGTGTCGTGGGCGGTGCTGGCGGCGAGCCTGTTCTTCGTCGTGTTCTACAGCGCACCGCCGCTGCGGCTCAAGGAGGTGCCGTTCGCCGATTCGGTGACCAGCAGCATCCACTTCTTCTCGCCGGCGGTGTACGGGCTCGTGCTCGCGGGCGCCGACTGGACGTGGCAGCTCGCCGTGGTGATCCTCGCCTTCGCGCTGTGGGGCGTCGCCTCCCACGCCTTCGGGGCCGTGCAGGACGTCGTCGCCGACCGCGAGGCCGGCATCGCCTCGATCGCGACCGCACGGGGAGCGCGCTGGACGGTGTGGTTCGCCCTGACCTGCTACGCCGCCGCCGGTGTCACGATGCTCGCCACAGCTTGGCCGGGACCTCTGGCGGCCGTCGTCGCCGTGCCGTACCTCATCGCGGTCTGGCCGTACCGGGCCATCACCGACGAGACCGCGCACGAGGCCACACGCGGGTGGCGCCGGTTCCTGTGGATCAACCAGCTCGCCGGCTTCCTCGTGACGCTGCTGCTGATCTGGTACGCGATCATCACGGCCTGATCGAGACCGCCGGATGGGGATGCGGAACGCCCCCGGCCCGAGGGCCGGGGGCGTTCATCGCGCGGGACGGGCCGATCAGCCCCCGAGCTCGATGAGCTTCTCGACGGCGGCGGTCAGTCGCTCGTCGGCCTCGCCGTAGGCGGTCCAGTCGCCCTCCGCGAGAGCCGCGTCGCGATCGAGCATCGCCTGACGGGCGTCCTCGAGGGCCGCCTGGTACTCGTCGGTGGGCTCCGTCGGCTCGCTCGGCGTCGGGGTCGGCGTCGGGGTCGCGCCGGGCGTGGGGGTCGCGTCGGGGGTCGGCGAGAGCCCCTCGTCCCCGGTCGTCGCGCCCGACTCGCCGCCGAACAGCGCGTTCAGCGCTTCGTCGAGGGTGTCCTCGAAGGCGATCTCGTCGCCGAACGCGACCAGGACCTTGCGGATCGTCGGCAGCTGCGTACCCTGCGACGCCTGCACGAACACCGGCTGCACATAGAGCAGACCGCCTCCGACCGGGAGCGTCAGCAGGTTGCCGTTGAGCACCTCGGACTGGCCCTGCTGGAGGATGTTGATCTGCGACGAGACCGCTGTGTCGGAGTCGAAGCGGTTCTGCACCTGGCCGGGCCCGGGCACGGTCGTCTCGGCCGAGATCTCGAGCAGGCGCAGCTTGCCGTAGTCGTCGTTCTTCTCCCCCGCCGTGTCGCCCGCGTTCGCGTCGACGGCGAGATACCCCATCAGCACGTTGCGGCTGGCGGTGCCCGCCTCGGAGGACGGGATGAAGGTCGTGAACATCGAGTAGCTGGGGTCGTCCTGACCGGGCATCTGCATCGTCAGGTAGTACGGCGGCTGCAGGCGCGCATCGGTCTGCGGGTCGTTCGGCGTCGCCCACGCGTTGTCGCGCTGGAAGAACGCACGGGCGTCGTCGACGTGGTAGACGCCGAGCAGCGCGCGCTGGATCTTGAACAGGTCCGTCGGGTAGCGCACATGCGCCATGAGATCGGCCGACATGTCGCTGACCGACTTGAGCGTCGACGGGTACACCTTCTGCCACGCCTCGAGCAGCGGGTCCTCGTCGTCCCACGCGTACAGCGTGACCGAGCCGTCGTAGGCGTCGACCGTCGCCTTGATCGAGTTGCGGACGTAGTTGATGTCGTCCAGCGCGAACCGCGGAGCGGTGTTGTTGGAGTCCTCGATCGCCTGCTGCAGGCTGACCGTGGTCGAGTACGGGTAGTTGGCGCTGAGCGTGTAGCCGTCCACGATCCACACGATGCGCCCGTCGACCACGCTGGGGTAGGGATCGCTGTCGAGCGTGAGGTAGGGCGCGACCTTCTGCACGCGCAGGCTCGGGTCGCGGTCGTACAGGATCTGCGAGTCCTCGTTGACCGAGTCCGAGAAGAGGATCTGCTCGGACTGGAACTTCAGGGCGTACAGCAGGCGGTTGAAGATGCCGCCCAGGCTCGGTCCGCCGTCGCCGTCG
This region of Microbacterium thalassium genomic DNA includes:
- a CDS encoding carbon-nitrogen hydrolase family protein, which codes for MTTSASLALAIAQFSPAADPAANLHAIGHLVATAADRGARVVVLPEYSSYFVDPFDRSLVEHAQEIDGPFTAHLRELAASHDVVIAAGMVERGSDGERVRNTVVAVGADGVLARYRKMHLYDAFGQRESDWVEPGDIDAPQVFEAGGLRFGLMTCYDLRFPEVARTLADAGADVILVPAEWVRGALKEHHWRTLLHARAIENTLFVAAADHPPPLGVGNSMVVDPQGVEIAAVGTATDVAVAHLDLGAVARVRRVNPALALRRFRVEPIG
- a CDS encoding MarR family winged helix-turn-helix transcriptional regulator — protein: MSQGPWQPATAHEHAVMDLLLAVRAFSDALDRMNGGMKDDMDMNASDLAALRMLIMREQRGEIVSPHDVARHLRISTASTTKLLDRLTDSGHVERMPHPTDRRARVIRLTPESRKTFYRHFGERMAAMRAVADRYDEAELALIVRFLGEMGEVIAAHGE
- the idi gene encoding isopentenyl-diphosphate Delta-isomerase — encoded protein: MNDTDHVVLLDEDGRAIGTAPKSSVHGTDTALHLAFSCHVVNDAGQVLVTRRALDKKTWPGVWSNSFCGHPRPAEPVIAAVRRRAEFELGLTLTDIELALPLFRYRAVDATGIVEHEVCPVYTARTDQEPTLNPLEVVDAKWVDPADLAASLTTTPWAFSPWLVLQAEQLRLFEPAAAQRRAS
- a CDS encoding polyprenyl synthetase family protein, with protein sequence MTLRSDRPELDLAIETALQRIRTRALPLGDSVVALSEALGRAARGGKRFRPALVCDAFQAFGGDTDEVPGLHQIAAAFELLHAAFVVHDDVIDHDTVRRGVPNVAGEFRVRARTNGADADGTHLLGETAAILAGDLLLHEALRLAATADVPPDARVRILDLLDDAVLVSAAGELSDVEHSVLPADADADELLATAFHKTAVYSFRAPLLAGAVLAGASDRALVRLEQDADRLGLAFQLVDDLIGAFGSAEQAGRESGGDLRESKLTALVALARQSAAWPQVDSALQVARTGPIAVRAAQRALEASGAGTRLRELIDDTLDQVRTDDDEALPRPARRMLHALADRIQERMP
- a CDS encoding phytoene/squalene synthase family protein is translated as MNGPVHRDGEATGLALYDATAQDAADRVIARYSTSFNLACRLLGPRPRPHVRAVYALVRVADEIVDGPGAAAGLPPDALHTVLDDLETETLAAIERGFSANLIVHAFARTARECGIGEDLVRPFFASMRTDLSTARHDDASHDAYVYGSAEVVGLMCLQVFVGAGSTVPPQPAPDVVEGARRLGAAFQDVNFLRDLDHDASDLGRDYLGVTDGRTTRTEVLDRIDADLAAAAAVVPKLPADCRRAVTAAHDLFAALSARLRRGGDDGVRVRVPDPVKAGLAARAALGFSPREVRS
- the crtI gene encoding phytoene desaturase family protein, yielding MSVSAQQPGTAVVVGGGIAGLATAALLAEEGWTVTVCEARDDVGGRAGSWEQDGFRFDTGPSWYLMPEVFDHFFRLLGTTSADELDLVPLDPAYRVYTEPGADPAPPVDVRSGREESTALFESIEPGAGKRLAAYLDSAADAYDLAVTRFLYDTYETTAGLRDPALLRRVPQLAPLLTRTLASHVDKRFTDQRLRQILGYPAVFLGGSPYGVPSLYHLMSHLDLDEGVLYPRGGFTEVIRAIERLARARGVTIRTEAPVAEILTTDAVATGIRLAGGETIDADLVVSTADLHHTETVLLPEHLRTYPEKWWASRTPSPGALLLLLGVEGELPQLAHHTLLFTEDWRANFEDIFGASPRIPTPASLYVCRPSATDDTVAPDGNENLFVLVPVPAEPALGHGGTDGDGDAAIEAAADRVIDQIAAWCDIPDLKDRIVVRRTIAPGDFATDLNAWRGNALGLAHTLGQSAMFRPRNASRKVDRLAYAGTSALPGIGLPMCLISAELVVKRLRGDRSPGPIAEPAKV
- a CDS encoding lycopene cyclase domain-containing protein — protein: MPGLYLAAILISAAGVAALDARWRLAAFAAPVRTLIAVAVGTAFFLAWDLVGIATGVFVKGDSPLYVGVDLAPELPLEEPVFLAFLCYLALVAYGGAQRLRRPVAAGGGTGAEKGTT
- a CDS encoding lycopene cyclase domain-containing protein gives rise to the protein MTYALIVLPFAAVTIAVTLATVRRPAFGRRMAASALAAVVLIALTALFDNVMIAAGLFSYPAEHLSGLRIGLAPLEDFSYAVCAAFLVPAVFTLLPAPDRSEETP
- a CDS encoding prenyltransferase, which translates into the protein MTPARVTRELVVSSRPVSWINTAYPFAAAYLLTTREIDATLVIGTLFFLVPYNLAMYGINDVFDYESDLRNPRKGGAHGAVLDRRMHRITLWAAALACAPFVVYLAIVGGPVSWAVLAASLFFVVFYSAPPLRLKEVPFADSVTSSIHFFSPAVYGLVLAGADWTWQLAVVILAFALWGVASHAFGAVQDVVADREAGIASIATARGARWTVWFALTCYAAAGVTMLATAWPGPLAAVVAVPYLIAVWPYRAITDETAHEATRGWRRFLWINQLAGFLVTLLLIWYAIITA